Proteins from a genomic interval of Desulfonatronum sp. SC1:
- the mrtJ gene encoding JDVT-CTERM system glutamic-type intramembrane protease: MQTVARGAWLRDPWLYTALALAPTAWLLPAPGVSMALWRLGLLALAEEVVFRGLLQEWLRGRTVFLRSWGPLTLANLVASACFAAAHLLAQPPLWAAAVFFPSLIFGWIWDRHGRILPCVLVHFSYNLCFFHRF; encoded by the coding sequence GTGCAAACTGTAGCGCGGGGAGCGTGGCTTCGGGACCCGTGGCTCTACACTGCCCTGGCCCTGGCCCCCACGGCCTGGCTTTTGCCCGCCCCCGGGGTTTCCATGGCCCTGTGGAGGCTGGGACTGCTGGCCCTGGCCGAGGAAGTGGTCTTCCGGGGACTGCTGCAGGAGTGGCTGCGCGGGCGTACCGTGTTTTTACGAAGCTGGGGGCCGCTGACCCTGGCCAATCTTGTCGCTTCGGCCTGTTTCGCCGCGGCGCATCTGCTTGCCCAGCCACCACTCTGGGCCGCGGCCGTGTTCTTTCCCTCCCTGATTTTCGGATGGATATGGGACAGACACGGACGCATCCTGCCCTGCGTCCTGGTGCATTTTAGCTATAACCTTTGTTTTTTTCATCGATTTTAA